The Macaca mulatta isolate MMU2019108-1 chromosome X, T2T-MMU8v2.0, whole genome shotgun sequence DNA window AAGCCCCAGGTGCCCGGATGTGAGGCCACTGACTTACACACTGCGGGTTAGAGAGAAGCGAGCTTCTCTGTGTGACCGGCAGCTTGGGATTGGCGGAGGGAAACGGGACAGGCCCTGGGAGGAGTCAAGGTGAGACGCTGAGGGAGGACTCGGGAGTCCCCACCCCAGATAGACGACCCCAAATAATCCCGGACCACccctgctgccaggcctgggccaCCCGTGGGCGGACTTCTGAGTCTGGGGCACCCACCACCCCACTGCCTCTGAAGTTGCGGGGACTCTGGAGTCAGAGCTTGGAGTGATCAGTGCAAGACTGGTGAGGGCAGGCTCTGCTGGGCATCAACCTCAGGACCATAAGGGAGGAGTGAGCGTACCCCACTCCTATTCCCATCCCCCACCCGCATTCCCATCCCCCAGCCCGTTTCCATTCCCATTCGCACTCCCAAACCCATCCACACTCCCATCCCCCACCAGCGTCGGTATATTCCCCAACCCCCCACGACTTTCATACCGCCATCTCCCACACAAAAGTTCCCGCCCCCTCCACAACGtcacccctccctcccccatccacgTTGAATCGGGTTCCGCTTCCGCTTTCAACCCAAGAAAGCCCCAGGTGCCCGGATGTGAGGCCACTGACTTACACACTGCGGGTTAGAGAGAAGCGAGCTTCTCTGTGTGACCGGCAGCTTGGGATTGGCGGAGGGAAACGGACAGGCCCTGGGAGGAGTCAAGGTGAGACGCTGAGGGAGGACTCGGGAGGCCCCTACTCCAGGTAGATGCCCCCAAATAATCCCGGACCACccctgctgccaggcctgggccaCCCGTGGGCGGACTTCTGAGTCTGGGGCACCCACCACCCCACTGCCTCTGAAGTCGCAGGGGACTCTGGAATCAGAGCTTGGGGTGATCAGTGCAAGACTGGTGAGGGCAGGCTCTGCCGGGCATCAACCTCAGGACCATAAGGGAGGGGTGAGCGTACCCCACTCCTGTTCCCATCCCCCACCCGCATTCCCATCCCCCAGCCCGTTTCCATTCCCATTCGCACTCCCAAACCCATCCACACTCCCATCCCCCACCAGCGCCGGTATATTCCCCAAACCCCCACCACCTTCATACCGCCATCTCCCACACaaaaattcccaccccctccaccaacgtcacccctccctcccccatccacgTTGAATCGGGTTCCGCTTCCGCTTTCAACCCAAGAAAGCCCCAGGTGCCCGGATGTGAGGCCACTGACTTGCGCACTGTGGGTTAGAGAGAAGCGAGCTTCTCTGTGTGACCGGCAGCTTGGGATTGGCGGAGGGAAGCGGGACAGGCCCTGGGAGGAGTCAAGGTGAGACGCTGAGGGAGGACTCGGGAGTCCCCACCCCAGATAGACGACCCCAAATAATCCCGGACCACccctgctgccaggcctgggccaCCCGTGGGCGGACTTCTGAGTCTGGGGCACCCACCACCCCACTGCCTCTGAAGTCGCAGGGGACTCTGGAGTCAGAGCTTGGAGTGATCAGTGCAAGACTGGTGAGGGCAGGCTCTGCTGGGCATCAACCTCAGGACCATAAGGGAGGGGTGAGCGTACCCCACTCCTATTCCCATTCCCCACCCGcattcccatcccccacccctaTTCCCATCCCCCACCTCCATTCCCATCCCCCCCCGTTTCCATTCCCATTCACAACCCtccatcccccatcccccaccagcAACCCTATCCTCCCCAACCCCCCACCACCCTCATACCACCATCTCCCACACAAAAATACCCGCCCCCTCCACCAACGTCACCCCTCCCACTCCCATCCACGCTTCCACTTTCAACCCAAGGAAGTCCCAGGTGCCCGGATGTGATGCCACTGACTTGCGCATTGGGGGTTAGAGAGAAGCTTCTTTGTCTGACCGGTACCTTGGGACTGGTGGGGGGAAGCGGGCCAGGCCCTGTGAGGAGTCAAGGTGAGATGCTGAGGGAGGACTCAGGAGGCCCCCACCCCAGATAGGCGACCCCAAATAATCCTGGACCACTCCTGCTGCCAGCCCTGCACCACCCGTGGGTGGACTTTTGAGTGTGGGGCACCCACCACCCCACTGCCTCTGAAGTCGCTGGGGACTCTGGAGTCACAGCTTGGGGTGATCAGTGCAAGACTGGTGAGGGCAAGCTCTGCCAGGCGTCAACCTCAGGACTGTAAGAGAGGGCTGAGGGTCCCCCACCCCGTTCCCATTTTCATCCACACTCCCAACCCCATCTATACCCCCATTCCCCACCAGTACTCCTATCCTCCCCAAACTCCCACCACCCTGATATCCCCACCCCCAAACCTCTACCCCTATCCAGGCTGAATCACTGCCCTCATATCCCCACCCCAAAACCTCTACTCCCATCCAGGCTGAATCGGGTTCCAGTTCCACTTTCAACCCAGGGAAGCCCCAGGTGCCCGGATGTGATGCCAGTGACTTGCGCATTGGGGGTTAGAGAGAAGCTAGCTTCTTGGTCTGACAGGCAGCTTGGGCTTGGCAGAGGGAAGCTGGCCCAGGCTCTCTGAGGTGGCAAGGTGAGAAGCTGAGGGAGGACTCGGGAGACCCTCCCCACTGCAGATCGATGACCCCAAATAATCTAGCACCACTCCTGCTTTCAGCCCTGGGTCACTCGTGGGCGGACATCTGAGTCTGGGGCCCACCACTCCACTGCCGCTTAAGCCGCAGGGGACTGTTCAGTCAGAGCTTGGTGTAATCAGTGCAAGACTGGTGGGGACAGGCTTTGCTAACCTTCAACGTCAGGACCCTAGGAGAGGGTGGAGCGTCCCCCACCCCATTCCTATCCCCTACCCTGTTCCCATTCCCATCTGCACTCCCAACCCCATCTGtacccccatcccccacctgtGCCCCTATGCTCCCCAACACCCCCCACCAGCCTCATGCCCCCCACCTTCATCCCCATCCGTGCAGAATCTGGTTACACCCCTGCTTTCAATCCAGGCAAGCCCTGGGTGGCCGGATGTGATGCCACTGACTTGTGCGTTGGGGATTAGAGGGAAGCGAGGTTCTGGTTCTGAAGAACGGCTTGAGATTGTCAGACAGAAGGGGGCCCAGGCTTTGTGAGCAGGCAGTCAGACTCTGAGGGAGGATTCAGGACACCCTTATCCCTGATAGAAGGTCCCAGCCCTGGACCACCGCGGAGGCTGACTTCTCAGGCTAGGCCGCCGCCTCCAGcttcccaccccaccaccacctgTCCCCACACCCGGTCCCCACAGGAGACTCTGGAGTCAGAGCGTGGTGTGACCATGGAAGGGATGCTTAGGAGAGGGCACTATCTGGGCTCTGCCAGGCATCAAGGTCAGGAATCTCAGGGAGGGCTGAGGGCCTCCAAGAGTCCACTGCAATCCCCACTCTCATGACCCAACCCCCACTTCATTGCCATTCCCACCCCTATCTACCACCCCTATACCTCAACCCAGATCTCCTTCCGCTCTGCCTTTCCACCCACACCCCTCCCACCGGAACCCCCACCCTGGCAGAATACAGTTCAGCCCCTGCTGTCAATCCAGGAAAGTCCCTGGTACCCGAATGTGACGCCACTGACTTGCTCATTGGGAGTTAGAGAGAAGCGAGGTTCTCCTTAGGGGGAGCTTGACATCAGCAGAGAGAAGTGAGCCCAGGCTCTGAGGAGGCAAggtgagaggctgagggaggtctCAGAAGGGCCCCCCCCCCCGATAGAGGGCCCCAATTAATCCAGCACCATCCCTACTGCCAGCCCTGGACCACCCAGGAGGCCGACTTCTCAGGCTGGGCTGCTCCCCACCACCGCCCCTGTTGCAACCCGTTTGTTTAAGCCACAGGAGACTCTGGAGTCAGAGGTTGGTGTGATCAGGGCAGGGCTGGTTAGGAGAGGGCATGGCCCAGGATCTGCCAGGAATCAAAGTCAGAAACCTGAGAGGGAACTGAGGTCCCCCAAGATCCCACTCTAACCCCCATTCCCACAAATCCGCTACCACTTCGCTGCCCCATTTCCCATTCCTTGCCCTCCAACCTCACCAGGCAGAATCCAGTTCCCCTTCTGCTATCAATCCAGGGAAACCCCAGACTTGGTGCTGGGACGTTTTGGGGGTCAGAGAGAATCGAGGGCATGGTCCTGAGGGGATAATTGAGATTGACTGAGGAGAGCAGGCCCAAGCTCTGTGACGAGGCAAGGTGAGACTCTGATGAAGGAATGAGGAGGCCCCCACTCCAGATAGAGGACCCCAAACAATCGAGCTCAGCCCCTCCTGCCAGCCCTGGACCACCCGGGGGAAGACTCAGGCTAGGCCGTCCCAGCTCCCACTGCCACTAAAGCCACAGGGGACTCGAGTCACAGCTTGGTGTGCCCAAGGCAGGGCCCAGGCTCTGCCTGGCATCAGAATCAGGACCCTGAGAGGGAATTGAGGGACCTACATTCCCACCCCTTCCACATTCCAGCATCCCCCCACCATCCAGATCCTCAACCCCATCCCCAATTCCGTTTTGCAGAATCCATTTTTTCCCCTGCAGTCAACCGACGGAAGACCTGGGAATGATCAGGCACTCGGATCTTGATATCCACATCCAGGGCTGAAGGAGGGAAGGGACTTGGTATCATGAGCAGAGCCTCAGGGTAGCAGAGGGAGGACCCTGGCTCTCCTGGGAGACGAGGAAGGACTCAGGAGACCCAGCATCCCAAGGCAGGGAGCCCACCCCACCCCGTCTGAGAATGAGGTGCCTCCTCTTTTAGCCTCGGGAATCCAAGGGATGGTGACTCAGGTCAGCAGAGGGGTGGGTTCCAGCCCTTCCAGGATCAAGGAAAGGAAGACGAGGGAGGACTCAGGGGTCCTTGCATTCCAGATCAGTGGAGACCTGGGCCCTGGGAGGTCCTGAGCAAGGTAGCCACATGTAGCTCATGCTTCCTGCACCTTCAAGGTCACAGAGAGGAGAGGGCTATGGTCTGAGGATACCTGTGGCTCAGAAAGACGGGACCCCGCAGAGTCTGGCTGTCCCCTGTTCTTAGCTCGGGGGGACCAGAGCAGGGATGGCCTTATGTGCCAATCTTACTTGTACCATAGGCAGGAAGTTGGAGAACCTTCAGGAAGATGAGGTCTTGGAGTAAAGGGGCAATATCTGCTCATCTCAGGGGGTTGGGGGTTGAGGAAGGGCAGGCCCCGTTGGGAGCAAACATGAGTGACCCACAGGAGGCCATCAGAACCCTCACCCCAGGACCAAAGGGGTCAGCTGTGGACTCCCCGCACAGGGGTGACAGGATGTGGCTCCTCATTTCTGATTGCAGATCTCAGTGAGGTTAGGACCTTGTTCTCAGAGGGTTACTCAGGTCAACACAGACCTCTATCTGGTCAACAGACACAGTGGTCCCAGGATCTGCCAAGAGTCCTGGTGAGGAATGTGAGGGAAGATTGAGGGTACCACAGGGCCAGAACGCAGACGATGACTCCACAGAAATCAGCCTTGCTCCGGTTGTCACCCCAGAGAGCATGGGCTTGGCTGTCTGCTGAGGTCCCTCTCTTGTCCTGGGATCACTGATGTCACGGAGGGGGAGGCCTTGGTCTGAGGGGCTGCACCCAGGTCAGTAGAGGGAAGGTCCCAGGCTCTGCCAGGAGTTGAGGTGAGGACCAAGCAGGCTCCTCACCCAGGACACATGGGTTCCAATGAATTTTGACATCTCTTGCTGTCATTCTTCAGAGGACCTAGGCACATGTGGCCAGATGTGGGGCCCCTCATGTCCTGTTTCCTCTCAGGCATGTGAGTGCTTGATCTGAATTTCTCAGGCCAGCAAAACGGTGGAATCCAGGCCCTGCCTGGAGAAATGTGAGGGCCCTGAGTGACCACAGAGTGGACCATCCACTCTATGAGAGTGGGGACCTCACAGAGTCCAGCCTGCCCTCTTGATAGCACTGAGGGACTGGGGCTGTGCTTATAGTCGGCACCCTAAGGGCCCATGGATTCATCTCCTAGGAGCTCCAGGAACAAGGCAATGAGGCCTTGGTCTGAGACTTGTGTCCTCAAGTCACAGAGCAGAGGGTGCACAGGCTGTGCCAGCAGTGAATGTTTGCCCTGAATGCACACCAAGGGCCCCACTTGGCATAGGACACGTGGAACTTCAGAGAGTCTGACCTCACCTCCTGTTAGTCCTGCAGAATCGACCTCTGCTGGCCGGCTATACCCTGAGGTGCTCTCTCACTTCCTCCTTTAGGTTCTCAGGGGATAGGCCAACCCGGAGGACAGGATTCCTTGGAGATCACAGAGGAGCACCAAGGAGAAGATCTGTAAGTAAGCCTTTGTTAGAGCCTCCAAGATTCGGTTCTCAGCTGAGGCCTCTCACAtgctccctctctccccaggccTGTGGGTCCCCACTGCCCAGCTTTTGCCTACACTCCCACCTGCTGCCCTGACCAGAGTCATCATGTCTCTTGAGCAGAAGAGTCAGCACTGCAAGCCTGAGGAAGGCGTTGAGGCCCAAGAAGAGGCCCTGGGCCTAGTGGGTGCGCAGGCTCCTGCTACTGAGGAGAAGGAggctgctgcctcctcctcctctcctctggtCCCTGGCACCCTGGAGGAAGTGCCTGCTGCTGGGTCAACAGGTCCTCCCCAGAGTCCTCAGGGAGCCTCCGCCTTACCCTCTACCGTCAACTTCACTTGCTGGAGGCAACCCAATGAGGGTTCCAGCAGCCAAGAAGAGGAGGGGCCAAGCACCTCTCCTGACCCAGAGTCCTTGTTCCGAGAAGCACTCAGTAAGAAGGTGGATGAGTTGGTTCATTTTCTGCTCCTCAAGTATCGAGCCAAGGAGCTGGTCACAAAGGCAGAAATGCTGGAGAGAGTCATCAAAAATTACAAGCACTGCTTTCCTGTGATCTTCGGCAAAGCCTCTGAGTCCCTGAAGATGATCTTTGGCATTGATGTGAAGGAAGTGGACCCCACCAGCAACACCTACACCCTtgtcacctgcctgggcctctcctACGATGGCCTGCTGGGTGGTAATCATATCTTTCCCAAGACAGGCCTCTTGATAATCGTCCTGGGCACTATCGCAATGGAGGGCGACTCTGCATCTGAGGAGGAAATCTGGGAGGAGCTGAGTGTGATGGATGTGTATGATGGGAGGGAGCACAGTGTCTATGGGGAGCCCAGGAAACTGCTCACCCAAGAGTGGGTGCAGGAGAACTACCTGGAGTACCGGAAGGTACCCGGCAGTGATCCTGCACGCTACGAGTTCCTGTGGGGTCCAAGGGCCCTGGCTGAAACCAGCTATGTGAAGGTCCTGGAGCATGTGGTCAGGGTCAATGCAAGAGTTCGCATTTCCTACCCATCCCTTCGTGAAGCAGCtttgagagaggaggaagagggagtcTGAGCATGAGTTGCAGCCAGGGcctggggcgggggtgggggggtggcggctgggctgGGCCAGTCATCTGCCCTGTGCAGCAGCTTCCCCTGCCTTGTGTAGCATGAGGCCCATTCTTCACTGTTTGAAGAGAGTAGTCAGCATTCTTAGTAGTGAGTTTCTGTTTTATTGGGTGACTTGGAGATTTATCTCTGTTTCCTTTTAGAATTGTTCAAATGTTCCTTTTAATGGATGGTTGAATGAACTTCAGCATCCAAGTTTATGAGTCGTAGTCACATATATTGCTGTTTATATAGTTTAGGTGTAAGAGTCTTGTTTTTTATTCAGATTGGGAAATCCATTCTATTTTGTAAATTGGGACATAATAACAGCAGTGGAGTaagtatttatttagaaatgtgaatTCACCGTAAGATATGtgagataaagaaattaaaaaatacttaattcCTGCCTTATACATACTCAGTCTActctgtaaaatttaaaaaatatatacgcATACTTGGATTTCCTTGGCTTCTTCGTGaatgtaagaaaaattaaatctgaaTAAATAATTATCTGTGTTCACTGGCTCATTTCTTCTCTATGcactgagcatctgctctgtGGAAGACCCAGGATTAGTAGTGGAGATACTAGGGTAAGCCAGACACACACCTACCCATAGGGTATTAGAATCTAGGAGCTGCAGTCATATAATTAAGGTGGCAAGATGTCCTCTAAGATGTAGAGGAAAAGTAAGAGGAGTGTGGGTATGGGGCTCCAGGTGAGAGTGGTCGAGTGTAAATTCCCTGTGTGGGGCCTTTTGGGCTTTGGGAAACTGCATTTTCTTCTGAGGGATCTGATTGTAATGAAGCCTGGTGGGTCAAGGGCCAGATCCTCAGAGGGAGAGGGAAAAGCCCAGATTGGAAAAGTGCTCTGAGCAGTTCCTTTTTGACAGTGGATGAACAGAGAAGCCTCTACCTGGGGCGGGAATGGAAGGTGTCTTGTGAACACAGTGCATGAGCTAGGTGATGGGCACCCATTATTTGCAAGGGTTTCCTGTGAGATAAACTTGTGTCTCCCCAAAAGGGAGACCCAGAAGCCACTGGCCAGGTGCTTTTCTACCTGGCTGGGAGAACCAGAACTGACTATTAAAAAGGCATTCTAACTAGGTTATCTTAAGTGCAATGTGACCAATTGTAAGCAGGGGCTAGATTTTGGGTGGTAACAATGAAAATAGTGG harbors:
- the MAGEA4 gene encoding melanoma-associated antigen 4, translated to MSLEQKSQHCKPEEGVEAQEEALGLVGAQAPATEEKEAAASSSSPLVPGTLEEVPAAGSTGPPQSPQGASALPSTVNFTCWRQPNEGSSSQEEEGPSTSPDPESLFREALSKKVDELVHFLLLKYRAKELVTKAEMLERVIKNYKHCFPVIFGKASESLKMIFGIDVKEVDPTSNTYTLVTCLGLSYDGLLGGNHIFPKTGLLIIVLGTIAMEGDSASEEEIWEELSVMDVYDGREHSVYGEPRKLLTQEWVQENYLEYRKVPGSDPARYEFLWGPRALAETSYVKVLEHVVRVNARVRISYPSLREAALREEEEGV